One Fusobacterium nucleatum genomic window carries:
- the pflB gene encoding formate C-acetyltransferase — protein sequence MEAWRGFKDGEWQKSINVSNFIKNNYTEYLGDESFLEGPTENTKKLWDILSGMLKIEREKGIYDAETKIPSKIDAYGAGYIDKNLETIVGLQTDAPLKRAIFPNGGLRMVENSLEAFGYKLDPATKEIYEKYRKSHNAGVFSAYTPAIKAARHTGIITGLPDAYGRGRIIGDYRRVALYGVDRLIEERKREFDAYDPEEMTEDVIRDREEMFEQLEALKALKRMAAAYGFDIGRPAETAQEAVQWTYFGYLGAIKDQNGAAMSLGKTAGFLDVYIERDLKEGRITEKQAQEFIDHFIMKLRIVRFLRTPEYDQLFSGDPVWVTESIGGMNNEGRSWVTKNAFRYLNTLYNLGTAPEPNLTILWSERLPENWKKFCSKVSIDTSSLQYENDDIMRPQFGEDYGIACCVSPMAIGKQMQFFGARANLPKALLYAINGGKDELKKEQVTPAGQFEKITGDYLEFDEVWEKYDKMLTWLASTYVKALNIIHYMHDKYSYEALEMALHSLDIKRTEACGIAGLSIVADSLAAIKYGKVRVIRDEAGDAVDYVVEQPYVPFGNNDDRTDELAVKVVRTFMNKIRSHRMYRDAEPTQSVLTITSNVVYGKKTGNTPDGRRAGAPFGPGANPMHGRDTKGAVASLASVAKLPFEDANDGISYTFAITPETLGKTDDEKKNNLVGLLDGYFKQTGHHLNVNVFGRELLEDAMEHPENYPQLTIRVSGYAVNFIKLTREQQLDVINRTISNKM from the coding sequence ATGGAAGCTTGGAGAGGTTTTAAAGATGGTGAATGGCAAAAAAGTATTAATGTAAGTAACTTTATCAAAAATAATTATACAGAATATTTAGGAGATGAATCATTCTTAGAAGGTCCTACTGAAAATACTAAAAAGTTATGGGATATTTTAAGTGGAATGTTAAAAATAGAAAGAGAAAAAGGTATCTATGATGCTGAAACTAAAATTCCTTCTAAAATTGATGCTTATGGAGCTGGGTATATTGATAAAAATTTAGAAACAATAGTAGGTTTACAAACTGATGCTCCTCTAAAAAGAGCTATATTCCCAAATGGTGGATTAAGAATGGTTGAAAACTCATTAGAAGCTTTTGGTTATAAATTAGATCCTGCAACAAAAGAAATATATGAAAAATATAGAAAAAGCCATAATGCTGGAGTTTTCTCAGCATATACACCTGCAATAAAAGCTGCTAGACATACTGGAATTATTACTGGTCTTCCTGATGCTTATGGTAGAGGAAGAATCATAGGAGATTATAGAAGAGTTGCTCTTTATGGTGTTGATAGACTTATTGAAGAAAGAAAAAGAGAATTTGATGCTTATGATCCAGAAGAAATGACAGAAGATGTTATTAGAGATAGAGAAGAAATGTTTGAACAATTAGAAGCTTTAAAAGCTTTAAAAAGAATGGCAGCTGCCTATGGTTTTGATATAGGAAGACCTGCTGAAACTGCTCAAGAAGCTGTTCAATGGACTTATTTCGGATACTTAGGTGCTATCAAAGACCAAAATGGTGCTGCAATGAGTTTAGGTAAAACTGCTGGTTTCTTAGATGTATATATAGAAAGAGATTTAAAAGAAGGAAGAATCACTGAAAAACAAGCTCAAGAATTTATAGACCATTTCATTATGAAACTTAGAATTGTAAGATTCTTGAGAACTCCTGAATATGACCAATTATTCTCTGGAGATCCAGTATGGGTAACTGAATCAATAGGTGGAATGAATAATGAAGGTAGATCTTGGGTAACAAAAAATGCTTTTAGATATTTAAATACTCTTTACAACTTAGGTACAGCTCCTGAACCTAACTTGACTATCCTATGGAGTGAAAGATTACCTGAAAACTGGAAAAAATTCTGTTCTAAAGTTTCAATAGATACTTCTTCATTACAATATGAAAATGATGATATTATGAGACCACAATTTGGTGAAGACTATGGAATAGCTTGTTGTGTATCTCCTATGGCTATAGGAAAACAAATGCAATTCTTTGGAGCAAGAGCTAACTTACCTAAAGCATTACTTTATGCAATAAATGGTGGTAAAGATGAATTAAAGAAAGAACAAGTAACTCCTGCTGGACAATTTGAAAAAATTACTGGTGATTACTTAGAATTTGATGAAGTTTGGGAAAAATATGACAAAATGCTTACGTGGCTTGCATCAACTTATGTAAAAGCATTAAATATTATTCACTATATGCATGATAAATATTCTTATGAAGCATTAGAAATGGCTTTACATTCACTAGATATTAAGAGAACAGAAGCTTGTGGTATAGCTGGACTTTCAATAGTTGCTGACTCACTTGCTGCTATTAAATATGGTAAAGTAAGAGTAATAAGAGATGAAGCTGGAGATGCTGTTGATTATGTGGTTGAACAACCTTATGTTCCATTTGGAAATAATGATGATAGAACAGATGAATTAGCAGTTAAAGTTGTTAGAACATTTATGAATAAAATAAGAAGTCATAGAATGTATAGAGATGCTGAGCCTACTCAATCAGTTCTTACAATAACTTCAAATGTTGTTTATGGTAAGAAAACAGGAAATACTCCTGATGGAAGAAGAGCAGGAGCTCCATTTGGACCAGGAGCAAACCCTATGCATGGTAGAGATACTAAGGGAGCAGTTGCTTCTCTAGCATCAGTTGCTAAATTACCATTTGAAGATGCAAATGATGGAATTTCTTATACATTTGCTATAACTCCTGAAACATTAGGAAAAACAGATGATGAAAAGAAAAATAATCTAGTTGGACTTCTTGATGGATACTTTAAACAAACTGGACACCACCTAAATGTAAATGTATTTGGTAGAGAATTATTAGAAGACGCTATGGAACATCCTGAAAATTATCCACAACTTACAATAAGAGTTTCTGGATATGCAGTAAACTTTATTAAATTAACAAGAGAACAACAATTAGATGTTATAAACAGAACTATTAGTAACAAAATGTAA
- the pflA gene encoding pyruvate formate lyase-activating protein, giving the protein MQGYINSFESFGTKDGSGIRFVVFMQGCPLRCLYCHNVDTWELKDKNYIYTPEEILAELNKVRAFLTGGITASGGEPLFQASFILELFKLCKENGIHTALDTSGYIFNDQAKKVLEYTDLVLLDIKHIDKDMYKKLTSVDLEPTLNFIKYLQEINKPVWIRYVLVPGYTDDIKDLNDWAKFVSQFDVVKRVDILPFHQMAIYKWEKTNREYKLKDTLTPNKEQIQKAEEIFRKYNLPLYKERS; this is encoded by the coding sequence ATGCAAGGTTATATAAATTCTTTTGAATCTTTTGGAACAAAAGATGGCTCTGGAATAAGATTTGTAGTTTTTATGCAAGGTTGCCCTTTAAGATGTTTGTATTGTCATAATGTAGATACTTGGGAACTGAAAGATAAAAACTATATCTACACTCCTGAGGAAATTTTAGCTGAATTAAATAAAGTTAGAGCTTTCTTAACTGGTGGAATAACTGCCTCTGGTGGTGAACCTCTTTTTCAAGCCTCTTTTATATTAGAACTTTTTAAACTTTGTAAAGAAAATGGAATACATACTGCTCTTGATACTTCTGGCTATATTTTTAATGATCAAGCAAAAAAGGTTTTGGAATACACAGATTTAGTTTTATTAGATATAAAACACATAGATAAAGATATGTATAAGAAACTTACCTCTGTTGATTTAGAACCTACACTTAATTTTATAAAATATTTACAAGAAATTAATAAACCTGTTTGGATAAGGTATGTACTTGTTCCCGGTTATACTGATGATATAAAAGACTTAAATGATTGGGCTAAGTTTGTATCTCAATTTGATGTTGTAAAAAGAGTTGATATCTTACCATTTCATCAGATGGCTATTTATAAATGGGAGAAGACTAATAGAGAATATAAATTAAAAGATACTCTTACTCCTAATAAAGAGCAAATTCAAAAAGCAGAAGAAATTTTTAGAAAATATAATTTACCCTTATATAAAGAAAGAAGCTAG